The Pantoea sp. At-9b genome includes a window with the following:
- the ilvA gene encoding threonine ammonia-lyase, biosynthetic, whose translation MAESQPLPAAPCGAEYLRAVLRSPVYEIAQVTPLQKMEKISSRLGNTILVKREDRQPVHSFKLRGAYAMIAGLTEEQKARGVVTASAGNHAQGVALSASTLGIKSLIVMPLATADIKVDAVRAFGGEAYLFGANFDEAKAKAIELAEQQGYTFVHPFDHPAVIAGQGTLAMELLQQDAHLDRVFVPVGGGGLAAGVAVLIKQLMPQIKVIAVESEDSACLKAALDAGHPVDLARVGLFAEGVAVKRIGDETFRLCQEYLDDIITVDSDAICAAMKDLFEDVRAVAEPSGALALAGMKKYIQQHNIKGERIAHVLSGANVNFHGLRYVSERCELGEQREALLAVTIPEQQGSFLKFCQTLGGRSVTEFNYRYADADNACIFVGVRLTRGLEERSEIISQLTQGGYNVVDLSDDEMAKLHVRYMVGGRPSKPLRERLFSFEFPEAPGALLKFLQTLGTHWNISLFHYRSHGTDYGRVLAAFELGDDEPRFEEHLTALGYDFHDEANNPAFRFFLAGQ comes from the coding sequence ATGGCTGAGTCTCAACCGCTACCCGCGGCGCCCTGCGGCGCGGAGTATTTGCGCGCGGTATTGCGTTCACCGGTGTACGAAATTGCACAGGTCACGCCGTTACAGAAAATGGAGAAAATTTCATCGCGTCTTGGCAACACCATTCTGGTGAAGCGTGAAGATCGACAGCCGGTGCACAGCTTCAAGCTGCGCGGGGCTTACGCGATGATTGCCGGGCTGACTGAGGAGCAGAAAGCGCGCGGCGTGGTGACGGCATCTGCCGGCAACCATGCGCAGGGCGTGGCCCTCTCAGCCAGTACCTTAGGCATCAAATCACTGATTGTGATGCCGCTGGCCACGGCAGATATCAAGGTTGATGCGGTGCGCGCATTTGGCGGTGAGGCTTACCTGTTTGGGGCCAACTTCGACGAAGCAAAAGCCAAGGCGATCGAGCTGGCGGAGCAGCAAGGTTACACCTTCGTTCACCCGTTTGATCATCCGGCGGTGATTGCCGGACAGGGTACGCTGGCGATGGAGCTGTTGCAGCAGGATGCGCATCTCGATCGCGTCTTCGTGCCGGTCGGTGGCGGTGGCCTGGCGGCGGGTGTGGCGGTGCTGATCAAGCAGCTGATGCCGCAGATTAAGGTGATTGCTGTCGAGTCGGAAGACTCAGCCTGCCTCAAAGCGGCGCTGGATGCGGGTCATCCGGTCGATCTGGCGCGGGTGGGTTTGTTTGCTGAAGGCGTGGCGGTGAAGCGCATCGGCGACGAAACCTTCCGTCTGTGCCAGGAGTATCTCGACGACATCATCACCGTGGATAGCGATGCCATCTGTGCTGCGATGAAAGATCTGTTCGAGGATGTGCGTGCGGTGGCGGAGCCTTCCGGGGCACTGGCACTGGCCGGGATGAAAAAGTACATCCAGCAGCACAACATCAAAGGCGAACGCATAGCGCACGTGCTGTCGGGCGCTAACGTCAACTTCCATGGCCTGCGTTACGTCTCCGAGCGTTGCGAACTGGGTGAGCAGCGTGAAGCGTTGCTGGCGGTGACCATTCCTGAGCAGCAGGGGAGCTTCCTGAAGTTCTGCCAGACGCTGGGTGGACGCTCCGTGACGGAGTTTAACTATCGCTATGCCGATGCTGACAACGCCTGCATCTTCGTTGGTGTGCGCTTAACGCGCGGGCTGGAGGAGCGCAGCGAAATCATCAGCCAGCTGACGCAGGGTGGTTATAACGTGGTGGATCTCTCCGACGATGAAATGGCGAAGCTGCATGTGCGCTACATGGTCGGTGGTCGTCCTTCGAAACCGCTGCGTGAGCGCCTGTTCAGCTTTGAATTCCCGGAAGCACCCGGCGCGCTGTTGAAGTTTCTGCAAACGCTCGGTACGCACTGGAATATCTCGTTGTTCCATTATCGCAGCCACGGCACCGATTACGGTCGGGTGCTGGCGGCGTTTGAACTGGGCGATGATGAGCCGCGCTTTGAGGAGCACCTCACGGCGCTGGGTTATGACTTCCACGACGAAGCCAATAACCCGGCGTTCCGCTTCTTCCTCGCCGGTCAGTAG